The following coding sequences lie in one Porphyromonas asaccharolytica DSM 20707 genomic window:
- a CDS encoding FprA family A-type flavoprotein, whose amino-acid sequence MEYRNQITDSIYYIGVNDRTKRLFESSWSLPHGVSYNSYLLVGEQVVLIDGVEIGTAEKHLSEIKAIIGDRPIDYLIVNHMEPDHSGSIGLLRTLYPEMKVVGNTKTFGMLDSYFAPIPQEQRVVVSEKEPLEVGGFSFQFIMAPMVHWPEVMFTYESSNNVLFTADAFGTFGALNGAIIDRDMNLDLYYEEMYRYYACIVGKFGSFVQKALEKYSSLGLSPQYICPTHGPVWTEHGFPQALAIYDQLSKYDTSCGAVILYGSMYGHTEQMAEAVAQGLAQSGIKEIVVHNVSTADPSHMLRDIFKYRALIVGAPTYSNDLFPPMREILNKVALREVKHHLIGYFGGCTWAGKAVKIMPEILEKLAFEQVTDPVEIKGAATPEQLAQGRDLGAAIAQRLLELYR is encoded by the coding sequence ATGGAATATCGTAATCAGATTACCGATTCAATATACTATATCGGAGTCAATGACCGCACGAAGCGCCTCTTCGAGAGCTCCTGGTCACTACCCCATGGCGTCAGCTACAACTCTTATCTGCTCGTGGGTGAGCAGGTCGTACTCATCGATGGTGTCGAGATAGGCACCGCCGAGAAGCATCTTAGCGAGATCAAAGCGATCATCGGCGATCGCCCCATCGACTACCTCATCGTGAATCATATGGAGCCTGATCACAGTGGCTCTATTGGTCTCCTACGCACCCTCTATCCTGAGATGAAGGTCGTGGGCAATACCAAGACCTTCGGTATGCTCGACTCTTATTTCGCACCAATCCCTCAGGAGCAGCGCGTAGTCGTCTCGGAGAAAGAGCCTCTAGAGGTAGGCGGATTCTCCTTCCAGTTCATCATGGCACCGATGGTACACTGGCCCGAGGTCATGTTTACCTACGAGAGCTCAAACAACGTCCTCTTTACGGCCGATGCCTTCGGCACCTTTGGCGCGCTCAACGGGGCTATCATAGACCGAGATATGAATCTCGACCTTTACTACGAGGAGATGTACCGCTACTACGCCTGCATCGTGGGTAAGTTTGGTTCGTTCGTACAGAAGGCTCTGGAGAAGTACAGCTCTCTAGGTCTGTCGCCACAGTACATCTGTCCGACCCATGGTCCCGTATGGACGGAGCACGGCTTCCCCCAGGCGCTCGCCATCTACGACCAGCTCAGCAAGTACGATACAAGCTGTGGCGCAGTCATCCTCTACGGCAGTATGTATGGGCATACCGAGCAGATGGCCGAGGCTGTCGCCCAGGGACTAGCACAGAGTGGTATCAAGGAGATCGTCGTGCACAACGTCAGCACGGCCGACCCTTCCCATATGCTTCGTGACATCTTCAAGTATCGCGCCCTCATCGTCGGTGCTCCTACCTATAGCAACGACCTCTTTCCCCCAATGCGTGAGATACTCAACAAGGTAGCCCTTCGCGAGGTCAAGCATCACCTCATCGGCTACTTCGGCGGATGCACCTGGGCAGGCAAAGCTGTCAAGATCATGCCCGAGATCCTGGAGAAGCTAGCCTTCGAGCAGGTCACCGATCCTGTAGAGATCAAGGGTGCCGCCACCCCAGAGCAGCTCGCTCAGGGTCGTGACCTTGGAGCAGCTATTGCCCAGAGACTACTAGAACTTTACCGTTAA
- a CDS encoding diaminopimelate dehydrogenase — protein sequence MNQKIKVLVVGYGHVGKQVVTTVHTAPDMELVGVVRRSKNDPQSQVLTAHGIAVYGEDEALPKADVAILAVPTRSVPDYAKRYLAQGICTVDSFDIHTQIATLRHDLMAIAQEHQAVSIISAGWDPGSDSIVRTLMQAMAPEGITYTDFGPGMSMGHSVAARAIAGVRDALSMTLPVGYGQHRRQVYVELEAGANEEQVRQAILADDYFAHDETIVTFVPSVAALEDVGHGVHMMRKGVSGVTHNQRLTFEMQINNPALTAQMMVASARATQRLTPGAYTLPEVPVIDLLVGDRADWIAHLV from the coding sequence ATGAACCAGAAGATAAAAGTACTCGTCGTAGGCTACGGACACGTAGGCAAGCAAGTTGTGACCACCGTACACACCGCTCCCGACATGGAGCTGGTCGGTGTAGTCCGTCGCTCTAAGAATGATCCTCAAAGCCAAGTATTGACCGCTCACGGCATTGCCGTTTACGGAGAGGATGAAGCCCTCCCCAAGGCAGACGTCGCTATCTTAGCCGTACCGACACGCTCCGTGCCTGACTACGCCAAGCGTTACCTCGCACAGGGCATTTGCACGGTAGACAGCTTCGACATCCATACCCAGATAGCCACACTACGCCACGACTTGATGGCGATAGCTCAGGAGCACCAAGCGGTCTCCATCATCAGCGCTGGCTGGGATCCCGGGAGCGACTCGATCGTCCGCACCTTGATGCAGGCGATGGCACCCGAAGGGATCACCTACACAGACTTCGGGCCAGGCATGAGCATGGGGCACTCCGTGGCAGCACGTGCCATTGCAGGTGTCCGAGACGCACTCTCTATGACCCTACCTGTAGGCTATGGTCAGCACCGCAGACAGGTCTATGTAGAGCTAGAGGCAGGAGCCAACGAGGAGCAGGTGCGCCAAGCGATCCTCGCCGATGATTACTTCGCTCATGACGAGACGATCGTCACCTTCGTCCCCTCAGTCGCTGCCCTAGAGGACGTAGGCCATGGCGTACACATGATGCGCAAAGGGGTCTCGGGCGTAACGCACAACCAGCGTCTCACCTTCGAGATGCAGATCAACAACCCCGCCCTAACCGCCCAAATGATGGTCGCCTCCGCCCGTGCTACGCAGCGCCTCACGCCAGGAGCCTACACGCTCCCTGAGGTGCCAGTCATAGACCTCCTCGTAGGCGACCGCGCTGACTGGATCGCCCATCTAGTCTAA
- a CDS encoding HmuY family protein, with protein MKKTILLSLAALMTLLLCASCDKDNNKPKPNPSQGEWVTKKIVVDASDYTKWVYINFAKGEVVSVSAPETDLSWDLGLHRYDFKTNGGTSGKGKGAAARSTQQDIKADIPTPKDSEWTLDREGMLLMRFGANQEGKHDMEYKKQSANFLLTSEPKGDGKPGYLNKGIISMAGMPPTVTIDPSVYLVRSAAGEIVRIRVLDYQSATKKTGHITLEYAMQANKK; from the coding sequence ATGAAGAAAACAATCCTACTCTCTCTAGCGGCACTTATGACGCTGCTACTATGCGCTTCGTGCGACAAGGACAATAACAAACCGAAGCCTAATCCCTCACAAGGGGAGTGGGTGACCAAGAAGATCGTCGTAGACGCTTCCGACTACACGAAGTGGGTCTACATCAACTTTGCCAAGGGCGAAGTGGTCAGCGTATCCGCTCCAGAGACGGATCTATCGTGGGATCTAGGTCTGCACCGCTACGACTTCAAGACCAACGGTGGTACCTCTGGTAAGGGCAAGGGGGCTGCCGCTCGCTCGACACAGCAAGACATAAAGGCAGACATCCCTACGCCTAAGGATAGCGAGTGGACTCTAGACCGTGAGGGTATGCTCCTGATGAGGTTTGGTGCCAACCAGGAGGGCAAGCACGATATGGAGTACAAGAAGCAGTCGGCCAACTTCCTGCTCACCTCAGAGCCTAAGGGCGATGGGAAACCTGGCTACCTAAACAAGGGTATCATCAGCATGGCCGGTATGCCTCCCACGGTGACGATAGATCCATCTGTCTATCTCGTCCGCTCGGCAGCTGGTGAGATCGTCCGCATCCGTGTCCTAGACTATCAGAGTGCTACGAAGAAGACGGGACACATCACCCTCGAGTATGCCATGCAGGCAAACAAGAAGTAA
- the ypfJ gene encoding KPN_02809 family neutral zinc metallopeptidase has translation MKWLRPNDSSANYQDRRGRISGRGLALGGGIGGIVIVLASLFFGVDLTGLMRVADNVLPSSQTEQVDPSRVNENEEFKVFTLRVFNSCNDVWTDLFTSELRRSYTAPTLVTFTDQVQSRCGGATSEVGPFYCPADQTVYIDLDFFNLLASRFKAPGDLAMAYVTAHEVGHHVQNLLGISDKLHQQQGRVSQEAYNRASVQLELQADYLAGVWAYHAQRLGIILIEPGDLEDALTAANAIGDDTLQKEAQGYAVPDSFTHGTSAQRMQAFRSGFESGSLDGASRYRL, from the coding sequence ATGAAATGGCTTAGACCCAACGATAGCTCAGCAAACTATCAAGATAGACGTGGACGCATCTCCGGCAGAGGACTAGCCCTCGGAGGCGGCATCGGCGGTATCGTCATCGTCCTCGCCAGTCTCTTCTTCGGCGTGGACCTCACGGGACTAATGCGGGTAGCAGACAATGTCTTGCCCAGCTCACAGACGGAGCAGGTAGACCCCTCGCGCGTCAACGAAAACGAAGAGTTCAAGGTCTTCACGCTACGTGTCTTCAACAGCTGCAACGACGTATGGACAGACCTTTTCACCTCCGAGCTACGACGCTCCTACACGGCACCCACACTCGTGACCTTCACCGATCAGGTGCAGAGCCGTTGCGGAGGAGCCACCAGCGAGGTAGGACCTTTCTACTGTCCGGCCGACCAGACAGTTTACATTGACTTAGACTTCTTCAATCTACTCGCCTCTCGCTTCAAAGCGCCTGGAGACCTGGCCATGGCTTACGTCACGGCTCACGAGGTAGGGCATCATGTGCAGAACCTCCTCGGCATCTCCGACAAGCTGCACCAGCAGCAAGGGCGTGTCTCTCAGGAAGCGTACAACCGCGCCAGTGTACAGCTAGAACTGCAAGCCGACTACCTAGCAGGCGTATGGGCTTATCACGCACAGCGACTCGGCATCATACTCATCGAGCCTGGAGACCTCGAGGATGCACTCACAGCCGCCAACGCTATCGGCGATGATACTTTGCAGAAAGAGGCGCAAGGCTACGCCGTACCAGACTCATTCACACACGGTACCTCAGCACAGCGCATGCAAGCCTTTCGCTCTGGCTTTGAGTCGGGCAGCTTGGATGGTGCGAGCCGTTACCGCTTGTAA
- a CDS encoding leucine-rich repeat domain-containing protein, producing MKSKLYPILLLLIFTTIAKAQEYYVETPGTLQEVIGPGAEELTRIRVTGTLNDRDIAFLHYLCWPIAPKPTDMKDESYLKIAMEKEDTLKTCLRHLDMEDARMVNDALPDRAFAGSYLRDCKLPKTLKKIGNEAFYLNVLLKELIVPESVEEIGRNFLFFSVEIEKVKLPDNLEVMNDLLFAECRKLKEVNIPSKLREMYDCVFYNCLEVSPSVAILPETVEILDGSPYYGISTIEEVVVPKNVKVLRDAFHGMAGLRKATILTDKLTEIGDFAFSWCSALEEVNIPDKITRIGDHAFFWNLRLRKINIPSTVTRIEKHAFDSAPLDSIDIPAGVTFIGRNAFWNNSNLKKVYSRPIVPPVTTEWTNGDGPYLPFDSCPMETAILYVPKGSADAYRTSMVFSEFKNIVELEAWQWPTSISTPTMSTDAYQVYGKDGTLHIEANGNVNYEPASVNVYDISGTLVWKGQITNHTTISLPNGVYVVHIGKTVCKISL from the coding sequence ATGAAATCAAAGCTTTACCCAATATTATTGTTGCTGATATTCACAACAATAGCCAAAGCACAGGAATATTATGTGGAAACTCCGGGAACGTTGCAAGAGGTGATAGGACCGGGAGCCGAAGAACTCACCCGCATTCGGGTGACAGGAACACTTAACGACAGAGACATCGCATTCCTTCATTACCTGTGTTGGCCCATTGCTCCAAAGCCCACAGACATGAAAGATGAGAGTTATCTGAAAATAGCGATGGAGAAGGAAGATACCCTCAAAACATGCCTGCGACATCTGGATATGGAGGATGCTCGTATGGTGAATGATGCGTTGCCTGATAGGGCTTTTGCAGGAAGCTATCTAAGAGACTGTAAGCTACCCAAAACGCTCAAAAAAATAGGCAACGAGGCCTTTTATCTTAATGTGCTTCTTAAAGAGTTAATTGTGCCTGAAAGCGTGGAAGAGATTGGTCGAAATTTTCTTTTCTTTAGTGTCGAAATAGAGAAGGTGAAACTTCCAGACAATCTTGAAGTAATGAATGATTTGCTATTTGCAGAATGCAGAAAACTCAAAGAAGTGAATATCCCTTCCAAACTTCGGGAAATGTATGATTGTGTTTTTTATAATTGCCTTGAAGTCTCGCCTTCTGTGGCTATCTTACCCGAAACGGTTGAAATATTGGATGGCTCGCCATATTATGGGATTAGTACAATTGAAGAAGTGGTGGTCCCCAAGAATGTGAAAGTGTTAAGAGATGCATTTCATGGCATGGCAGGGTTGCGCAAAGCAACAATTCTAACGGATAAATTGACAGAGATTGGAGACTTTGCTTTTTCTTGGTGCAGTGCTTTGGAGGAGGTCAATATTCCAGATAAAATCACACGAATTGGAGACCATGCTTTCTTCTGGAATCTCAGGCTCCGTAAAATAAACATTCCTTCCACTGTCACGCGTATCGAGAAACACGCCTTTGACAGCGCACCTTTGGACTCCATTGACATACCGGCCGGGGTGACCTTTATTGGCAGAAATGCGTTTTGGAATAATAGCAATCTAAAGAAAGTTTATTCACGTCCTATCGTTCCTCCAGTGACTACAGAATGGACAAATGGCGATGGCCCATATCTGCCATTCGACTCTTGTCCGATGGAAACTGCTATTCTTTATGTTCCAAAGGGTTCTGCCGATGCCTACCGCACATCCATGGTGTTTTCGGAGTTCAAGAATATTGTAGAGTTGGAGGCTTGGCAATGGCCGACTTCCATCAGTACGCCAACCATGTCGACCGATGCATACCAAGTGTACGGAAAGGATGGCACGCTACATATCGAGGCAAACGGCAACGTGAACTATGAGCCTGCATCTGTCAATGTATATGACATCAGCGGAACTCTTGTTTGGAAAGGGCAGATAACCAATCATACAACAATCTCCCTACCCAATGGAGTTTATGTTGTACATATAGGAAAAACTGTCTGCAAAATATCACTATAA
- the nagB gene encoding glucosamine-6-phosphate deaminase, which yields MRLVIEQDYAAMSTWAAEHVIKRINEFAPTADRPFVIGLPTGSTPIGMYQELAKACQAGRVSFKNVITVNMDEYVGLEPSHPESYHYFMKSNFFDHIDIDPKNTHLLNGLAEDTTAECQAYEEMIQSLGGIDLFIGGIGSDGHIAFNEPGSSLASRTREVRLMPETIRDNSRFFDNDLSKVPTRALTVGVGTVTDAREVMILINGSNKARALCKAVEGHITQMCPISALQLHSDSIIVCDDDAAVELQVKTFRFYKHEEELAREGLAY from the coding sequence ATGAGACTTGTTATCGAGCAAGATTATGCTGCCATGTCTACATGGGCAGCAGAGCATGTGATCAAACGCATCAATGAGTTTGCCCCCACAGCTGACCGCCCCTTTGTGATCGGTCTGCCCACAGGCTCTACCCCTATTGGTATGTATCAAGAGCTGGCCAAAGCCTGTCAGGCTGGACGCGTCAGCTTCAAGAACGTAATTACAGTCAATATGGACGAGTATGTCGGTCTAGAGCCCTCACATCCCGAGAGCTATCACTACTTTATGAAGAGCAACTTCTTCGACCACATCGACATCGACCCAAAGAATACACACCTCCTCAATGGTTTGGCTGAAGACACTACCGCTGAGTGCCAAGCTTACGAAGAGATGATCCAGTCTCTCGGAGGTATCGACCTCTTCATCGGAGGTATAGGCTCTGATGGGCATATCGCCTTCAACGAGCCAGGCTCCTCGCTAGCCTCTCGAACCCGTGAGGTGCGTCTGATGCCCGAGACGATCCGTGATAATAGCCGCTTCTTTGACAACGACCTCTCGAAGGTACCCACACGCGCCCTCACCGTAGGTGTCGGCACCGTGACAGACGCCCGTGAGGTGATGATCCTTATCAATGGTTCGAACAAGGCGCGTGCCCTCTGCAAGGCGGTCGAGGGACATATCACCCAGATGTGTCCTATCTCTGCACTGCAGCTCCACTCCGACAGCATCATCGTCTGCGATGACGATGCAGCCGTAGAGCTACAGGTGAAGACCTTCCGCTTCTACAAGCACGAAGAGGAGCTAGCCCGTGAGGGTCTAGCCTACTAA
- the lgt gene encoding prolipoprotein diacylglyceryl transferase yields MSSTLPLLAITWDVNPAIFTIGSFELRWYAILFAVGLFVFGPWIVHRIWQKEGLPEPWFNKLFWYVAIGTIVGARLGHCLFYDPLYYLANPVEILKTWEGGLASHGGVIGLIIVMWIYARKVSHKPILWGMDRLCVPVGLVAAMIRLGNLMNSEIFGYPTDVAWGFRFIRSAEWQTLAGGMPCHPTAIYEALAYLLVFAICMWLYWRRNAGYKYQGLIVGTLLTLTFIARMLIETVKFVQEPWEHRLIDSIGLNQGQLLSIPFILIGVGMIIYALRHPVPQAEVDRLLAEEARRKEQATHQNKK; encoded by the coding sequence ATGTCCAGCACATTACCCCTACTAGCCATCACATGGGACGTCAACCCCGCCATCTTTACCATCGGCTCCTTTGAGTTACGCTGGTACGCCATACTCTTTGCCGTGGGGCTCTTCGTCTTCGGTCCGTGGATCGTGCATCGCATCTGGCAGAAAGAAGGCTTGCCCGAGCCATGGTTTAACAAGCTCTTTTGGTACGTAGCTATCGGTACGATCGTAGGTGCTAGACTGGGGCACTGCCTCTTTTACGATCCCCTATACTACCTCGCCAATCCCGTTGAGATCTTGAAGACGTGGGAGGGTGGACTAGCAAGTCACGGCGGTGTGATCGGTCTCATCATCGTCATGTGGATCTACGCACGCAAAGTGTCGCACAAGCCTATCCTCTGGGGTATGGATCGACTCTGCGTACCCGTAGGTCTCGTGGCAGCCATGATACGTCTTGGCAACCTGATGAATAGCGAGATCTTCGGCTACCCTACCGATGTCGCATGGGGCTTTCGCTTCATACGCTCAGCCGAGTGGCAGACCTTAGCAGGTGGTATGCCTTGCCACCCGACAGCCATATACGAGGCACTCGCTTATCTACTCGTCTTCGCCATCTGCATGTGGCTCTACTGGCGTCGCAATGCGGGCTACAAGTATCAGGGACTCATCGTCGGGACGCTCCTCACGCTCACCTTCATAGCACGTATGCTTATTGAGACGGTCAAGTTCGTTCAGGAGCCGTGGGAGCACAGGTTGATCGACTCCATCGGACTCAACCAGGGGCAATTGCTCAGCATCCCCTTTATCCTCATTGGAGTTGGCATGATCATCTACGCCCTACGCCACCCAGTGCCTCAGGCAGAGGTGGATCGTCTACTCGCTGAGGAGGCACGGCGCAAGGAGCAAGCCACTCATCAGAACAAGAAGTAA
- a CDS encoding TonB-dependent receptor plug domain-containing protein — protein MKRSLYILLFLLTLAGALSATPLLPQDSTLVDSTRVKCLDAVVVTGTRTRCPMKNISIPIRVVSPKEIEAVQARSVEDLLQMVIPGVQTSTHGTQNRMSIRGLSADYYLFLVDGERMTNEGSASSVDLERIDPSSIERIEMLQGSSSALYGSNAIGGVINIITKRSHKKLGANISSHYDTESIQRYNGRLVMRLGRVTSTTTGGYAKQHDYELPGVSADRPRTMPGFYTFHMGEKLRYLSPDKRLSITATGRFHSRMQNFDDKEKNRYQSPTGNLQVLYKPTDGHSIETSYHIEGYKRDKYFFLATEEEGPWEPQFNYLTQTARMQYNYDPSEDPYKPTFNAGVEILHENLRSVQVTNLNDVHRASTKTLYGQMLWRMNNNWSTTVGLRQDMHSTYGTHLTPRLSIMWRNRNYALRISYSEGFRSPSLKELFMDWDHRGMFRIKGSSDLKPEISHLVMIAPEYNNSFMNLSLSASYNRINNRIYTRPEQEGSVLQYRNGEKPLDLWSGTAMLRVTPFANFDINVNYAFVLEQMKVQGKTQSFHIRNTRPHHINGSIQYGHRWGSYTLSGQVSGRYLSGVTSAVYDNASDDYKYASYPGYALFRASVTQRWQTVLDLSLTLGCDNLFNYMTPIIEQGASLSPGRSYFVSLSLNY, from the coding sequence ATGAAAAGGTCTCTATACATCCTCCTCTTCCTACTTACCCTCGCAGGAGCTCTCTCCGCTACCCCACTGCTCCCTCAGGACTCGACACTCGTAGATAGTACGAGAGTCAAGTGCCTCGACGCAGTGGTCGTCACGGGTACCCGCACACGCTGTCCGATGAAAAACATCTCCATACCGATCCGCGTTGTCTCGCCCAAAGAGATCGAGGCGGTGCAGGCACGATCTGTAGAGGATCTGCTGCAGATGGTAATTCCAGGCGTGCAGACGAGCACCCACGGCACGCAAAACCGGATGAGCATACGGGGTCTCTCGGCAGACTACTACCTCTTCCTCGTAGATGGTGAGCGCATGACCAACGAGGGCTCGGCCAGTAGTGTAGACCTGGAGCGTATAGACCCCTCCTCGATAGAGCGCATCGAGATGCTACAAGGCTCTAGCTCGGCTCTCTATGGGAGCAATGCCATAGGCGGCGTGATCAACATCATCACGAAGCGGAGCCACAAGAAGCTCGGGGCAAACATCTCTAGCCACTACGACACAGAGAGCATACAGCGCTACAACGGTCGTCTGGTGATGAGACTGGGTCGTGTGACCAGCACCACGACGGGCGGCTATGCCAAGCAGCATGACTACGAGCTCCCAGGCGTCAGTGCCGATAGACCACGCACGATGCCAGGCTTCTACACCTTTCACATGGGAGAGAAGCTCCGCTACCTCTCCCCAGACAAGCGTCTCTCGATCACCGCTACAGGACGCTTTCACTCACGCATGCAGAACTTTGACGATAAGGAGAAGAACCGCTACCAAAGCCCTACCGGCAATCTGCAAGTACTCTACAAACCCACTGATGGACACTCTATAGAGACCAGCTACCACATCGAGGGGTACAAGCGAGACAAGTACTTCTTCCTCGCCACAGAGGAGGAGGGTCCCTGGGAGCCTCAGTTTAACTACCTGACGCAGACGGCGCGCATGCAGTACAACTACGACCCCTCGGAAGATCCCTACAAGCCTACCTTCAATGCGGGCGTCGAGATCCTCCACGAGAACCTCCGTAGCGTACAGGTGACCAATCTCAATGACGTACACCGCGCCTCGACCAAGACGCTCTACGGGCAGATGCTCTGGCGTATGAACAATAACTGGAGTACTACCGTGGGACTCCGTCAGGATATGCACTCGACCTATGGCACGCACCTGACACCTCGTCTATCGATCATGTGGCGCAATCGCAACTATGCCCTACGCATTAGCTATTCCGAGGGCTTTAGGTCGCCTTCGCTCAAGGAGCTCTTTATGGATTGGGACCACAGAGGTATGTTTCGCATCAAAGGCTCTAGCGACCTCAAGCCAGAGATCAGCCACCTCGTGATGATCGCGCCTGAGTACAACAACTCCTTTATGAATCTCTCCCTCTCTGCCTCCTACAATCGTATCAACAACCGTATCTATACGCGTCCCGAGCAGGAGGGCAGTGTACTCCAATATCGCAACGGGGAGAAGCCCCTAGACCTATGGAGCGGTACGGCGATGCTACGGGTCACACCCTTTGCAAACTTTGATATCAATGTCAACTACGCCTTCGTCTTAGAGCAGATGAAGGTGCAGGGCAAGACGCAGTCCTTCCATATCCGCAATACGAGACCTCACCACATCAATGGGTCCATACAATATGGTCATCGCTGGGGCTCGTACACCCTCTCGGGGCAGGTCTCGGGACGCTACCTCAGTGGCGTGACCTCCGCCGTCTACGACAATGCCAGTGACGACTATAAGTACGCCTCCTATCCTGGCTACGCGCTCTTTAGGGCAAGCGTCACGCAGCGCTGGCAGACTGTTCTAGACCTTAGCCTGACACTGGGCTGCGACAACCTTTTCAACTATATGACCCCGATCATCGAGCAGGGCGCTTCGCTTTCGCCTGGACGTAGCTACTTCGTTTCGCTCTCACTGAACTACTAA
- the lipB gene encoding lipoyl(octanoyl) transferase LipB: protein MLSRLNSPSPQIIELLGSGTSTGVPEVGCYCRTCLSLDPRDQRTRTSTLVVSPSGKRILIDCSADFRQQALLAGIDHLDAIILTHQHYDHIGGLDDLRTISWRTELPIYAEPNVLEAIKSRLHYYFGPHRYPGTPHLTLHPISSLEPFTLYDLTIEPIRVMHGKQPILGYRIGNFGFLTDLKSIAPEELEKLRGVELLFVNGLRYTKPHPTHQTIEEAIELTARVQPQRSYIIHLSHHAPPTAELQERLPKWVYVGYDGLTLRYTEGAGYTEEAGYAPQTMQGKLSRSGAEPFAYKDCGRIDYQEALEMQLRLWQERIDAKIAHQTVPEDVLLFCEHEPVLTIGKHGKQTNLLVSEALLNSKGIQLVQIERGGDITYHGPGQITGYPIFDLEHYGVGIKEYIHTMEQCIIDLLYLYGIRAERLEGATGVWIDAHTPQARKICAIGVHTSRYVTMHGFALNVNTDLSYFQLINPCGFTDKGVTSMELEIGRGEVYFPLVKHQLEGLFRKHFTHLMYHLPNDDIL, encoded by the coding sequence ATGCTCTCTCGCCTCAACTCCCCCTCGCCACAGATCATCGAGCTACTTGGCTCAGGTACCAGCACAGGCGTACCTGAGGTGGGTTGCTACTGTCGCACCTGTCTCAGCCTAGACCCTCGCGATCAGCGCACCCGCACATCGACTCTAGTGGTCTCACCTTCGGGCAAGCGAATACTGATCGACTGTAGTGCAGACTTCAGACAGCAAGCGCTCCTAGCCGGCATAGACCATCTAGATGCGATCATCCTAACGCACCAGCACTACGACCATATCGGAGGACTAGACGACCTGCGCACTATCTCGTGGCGCACCGAGCTACCGATCTACGCAGAGCCTAACGTACTGGAAGCGATCAAGTCACGACTGCACTACTACTTCGGGCCACATCGCTATCCAGGCACGCCACACTTGACGCTGCACCCCATCTCGTCACTAGAGCCATTTACACTCTACGACCTAACTATAGAGCCGATACGGGTGATGCACGGCAAGCAACCAATACTAGGCTATCGCATCGGAAATTTTGGCTTCCTAACAGACCTCAAGAGCATCGCCCCAGAGGAGCTAGAGAAGCTCCGAGGTGTGGAGCTACTCTTTGTCAATGGGCTGCGCTACACCAAGCCTCACCCGACACATCAAACGATCGAGGAGGCTATTGAGCTGACCGCACGGGTTCAGCCACAGCGCAGCTACATCATTCACCTTTCGCACCATGCGCCACCCACGGCGGAGCTACAAGAGCGACTGCCCAAGTGGGTCTACGTGGGTTACGACGGACTGACCCTGCGCTATACGGAGGGAGCTGGCTATACTGAGGAGGCAGGCTACGCGCCACAGACTATGCAGGGCAAGCTGTCAAGGAGCGGTGCCGAACCTTTTGCCTACAAGGATTGTGGCAGGATCGATTACCAAGAGGCACTGGAGATGCAGTTGCGGCTTTGGCAGGAGCGTATCGATGCCAAGATAGCGCATCAGACAGTGCCTGAGGACGTGCTACTCTTTTGCGAGCATGAGCCGGTGCTGACGATCGGCAAGCATGGCAAGCAGACGAACTTGCTCGTCTCGGAGGCTTTGCTCAACTCTAAAGGCATTCAGCTTGTCCAGATAGAGCGTGGTGGCGACATCACTTACCATGGTCCTGGTCAGATCACGGGCTATCCGATCTTTGACCTAGAGCATTACGGCGTGGGGATCAAGGAGTACATCCACACGATGGAGCAGTGCATCATCGATCTGCTCTACCTCTACGGCATTCGTGCGGAGCGTCTCGAGGGCGCTACGGGTGTCTGGATCGATGCGCACACACCGCAAGCTCGCAAGATATGCGCTATCGGCGTGCACACCTCTCGCTATGTAACGATGCACGGCTTCGCGCTCAATGTCAATACCGACCTGAGCTACTTCCAGCTCATCAATCCGTGTGGCTTTACCGACAAGGGTGTTACTTCGATGGAGCTAGAGATCGGTCGAGGCGAGGTTTACTTTCCCCTAGTCAAGCATCAGCTGGAGGGACTCTTTCGCAAGCACTTCACGCACCTTATGTACCACCTACCTAACGACGATATATTATGA